A stretch of the Harpia harpyja isolate bHarHar1 chromosome 5, bHarHar1 primary haplotype, whole genome shotgun sequence genome encodes the following:
- the MRPL53 gene encoding 39S ribosomal protein L53, mitochondrial, whose translation MRRPRGEAAADYISQVTAGRTARPPPFPASARGLLGVVVGGHRKKMASKIRVVLRPVKSIVVRFCPFESNVESTRKFLGCINHKKIQTTNRNCEVTADVRHDGSEPLVDVMFVDGDRLIMKGANLTTIEMLTALGSRCNVKDLKEEQKSKKSP comes from the exons ATGAGAAGACCCCGGGGGGAGGCTGCCGCGGACTACATTTCCCAGGTGACTGCGGGGCGGACGGCACGCCCGCCTCCGTTTCCCGCCTCTGCGAGGGGGCTGCTGGGAGTTGTAGTGGGGGGGCACAGAAAGAAGATGGCGTCCAAGATACGGGTCGTGCTGCGGCCGGTGAAGAGTATCGTGGTCCGCTTTTGCCCCTTCGAGTCCAACGTGGAGAGCACGAG aaaatttcttgGATGTATAAACCATAAAAAAATCCAGACCACCAATAGAAACTGTGAAGTGACCGCCGATGTAAGACATGATGGGTCTGAACCGCTTGTAGATGTTATGTTTG tTGATGGAGACCGATTGATAATGAAGGGAGCCAACTTGACGACAATAGAAATGTTAACAGCATTGGGGTCCAGATGTAATGTAAAAGATcttaaggaagaacagaaaagcaagaagagtCCCTGA